The Dehalococcoidales bacterium genomic interval GGGGACAAGGTGCAGTAGGCAGCGACGGAACGTACTATGTCGGTGATACTGGCAGCGATATAATATATGCTCTGGCACCGTATGACGGTACTGTTGTAATTACCACATTCGAGCTTCCTGATGGCGCGCCTGGCTCGGCTTACTATGAACAACTCGGCGCATGGGGCGGTACCGAACCCTACAACTGGTCTCTCGGCGGTTCTTTGCCAACCGGCCTGACCTTGAGCGCCGCGGGCCTCATCTCGGGGACAATAGATACCGGCGCTACCGGACTCTATGAGTTCACGGTGACTGTCACCGATTCCGAAGCAACACCGTCCAGCGACACGAAAGCCTTCTCGATATACGTCATAGCACCCCCGCCGCGTCTTACTGGTGGGTATGACACAGGCAAAGTTGATGAGTACTATGAGGATGGTGTCGAAGTGATCGATGGTTGGCCTCCGTTTACCTTCAGTTATACCGGTAGTCTGCCACCAGGCCTAACCATGGATCCAAGCACCAGTGTGGTCAGCGGAACTCCAACGACACTCGGCGTTTATACCTTCTCGGTGACTGTGACCGACAACTGGGAACCAGGAAGGTCCGACAGCAGAGGTTACGGGATCATTGTCGTCACTGATCCACCAGAGGTTACCGATGTTGCCAGAAACTCATCAGGCAATATTGAGTTAACATTCACGGACGGTGGAACGACTATCAGTATTATCTCTAGCATAGATCCGTATGACTATAACGAAGGCAACATGGACTGGATGACCGTTGAGGCCTCCGGCCTCACAAGCGGAACCTGGGAAGACACGACAACGCCTGCCACCGGTGAGAAGTACTACCACATCGTGCCGGCAGGAGAGATGTGGTCCGGAAGCCTCATTGCGTACGAAGGTTTCGACTACGAACCTGGCGCTTTCGGAGGCCAGAACGGCGGCGTAGGCTGGGCTGATGCGTGGGAATTAGTCGGCACCCAGGGACAGGAGAACATCGTCGCCACGGGACTCGGATACTCATACATGCCCGTAACCGGTGGAGCGCTCCGCGCGACGGCCACTGCCGACACTCCGACAATGTGGTGGCGTCGCAATTTGGGCAGGACAATTGGCGAGACCGGAACTACCCTTTGGGTCAGCTACCTGTACCACGCCATCAACAGGGGTGATGGAGATACGTTCCTCCATCCGAGAGACGCTTATCAGGTGATGTTTGGCAAGAGATGGGGCAGCATGTTCTCCATCAACAACCAGGGGGGTTATTCGCCGGTAGTAGAAGGTGAGACGTATTTCCTTGTTGCCCGTTACGACTTCAACGATGGCGATGATGATGTGTGGATGTGGGTTAACCCGCCTCTGGGCGTGGAGCCGAATACTGCAGATGCAGATTCACAGATCCATGAAGCCAGTGACATGGGGCAGGGTACAATCGTTACCCAGAACGTCCAAGGTTACGGCCTGAACGATGTTCTTCTCGATGAGATTCGGTTCGGCGAGAGCTGGAACTCGGTGATTGGCATGATGCCAATAAGCTTCAATAAGGAGACCTACGGGATGATGACATCCAACCTTATAACAGGCCGCAACATGGAATCCACACCGTTCGAGCCGTATCCCCAAGGTGGCGGCACACCAGGCAGTGCCTCGCTCGACAAGTATGTCGGCACACAGTTGACTGGACACCCTGTCAATCAGTGGGTTTCCGACAGGATCGAGGCATGGGACGCCAACCTTCAGAGCTACATGGCCGCTTGGCTAAAAGCAGGTGTTGGATGGAAAAACTGGGGCAGTGCGGTTGATCCCCCGGTATTTAGTATCGACTCCGATAAGGGGTACTGGTTCAACATCAAGGGGACTGCGAAGACCTTCAAGCACTGTGGTCGTGTCTCGAAGACAAATCGTTCGCTTGCTGTTGTCAGAAACAGGAATATGCAGGGTTCTTGCTT includes:
- a CDS encoding putative Ig domain-containing protein, producing AQSAHVNAYDSADGALKWSWAFPEAGGSAANPCVIEDGGQTYIYAHNGNEGKVYCLKDEGTSASLFWSFDAGSGAWGQGAVGSDGTYYVGDTGSDIIYALAPYDGTVVITTFELPDGAPGSAYYEQLGAWGGTEPYNWSLGGSLPTGLTLSAAGLISGTIDTGATGLYEFTVTVTDSEATPSSDTKAFSIYVIAPPPRLTGGYDTGKVDEYYEDGVEVIDGWPPFTFSYTGSLPPGLTMDPSTSVVSGTPTTLGVYTFSVTVTDNWEPGRSDSRGYGIIVVTDPPEVTDVARNSSGNIELTFTDGGTTISIISSIDPYDYNEGNMDWMTVEASGLTSGTWEDTTTPATGEKYYHIVPAGEMWSGSLIAYEGFDYEPGAFGGQNGGVGWADAWELVGTQGQENIVATGLGYSYMPVTGGALRATATADTPTMWWRRNLGRTIGETGTTLWVSYLYHAINRGDGDTFLHPRDAYQVMFGKRWGSMFSINNQGGYSPVVEGETYFLVARYDFNDGDDDVWMWVNPPLGVEPNTADADSQIHEASDMGQGTIVTQNVQGYGLNDVLLDEIRFGESWNSVIGMMPISFNKETYGMMTSNLITGRNMESTPFEPYPQGGGTPGSASLDKYVGTQLTGHPVNQWVSDRIEAWDANLQSYMAAWLKAGVGWKNWGSAVDPPVFSIDSDKGYWFNIKGTAKTFKHCGRVSKTNRSLAVVRNRNMQGSCFPVSVALEDAGLISSGFLGHPVNQWASDRLEFWYAAGQNYVGVWFRTGILLVTDNFEDNTDVRFTASACTLDFSLTNEMVIGTFTGAAYYTWGSLAAADPPKDPPAPWNFTSGKVTMDAKIVIDTLGGTRDINGQSVLLRMYTGTYDEVGGTWALEGWEDFNWVAQVGDNGVWKTLSYDQGTGVATDNAGAGYDPANFYRIGIRGNDPGFQAADEIHVRNFSVRGGAWRQWGSPILPPVAPYDKFDPCEGWWMNIKQLTTGFTWTYPKP